In Gammaproteobacteria bacterium, the genomic window CTTGCTGAAATATATATCCAAGCAATTACGCGTTCCGTTCATCGATCTACGACACTACAAATTCAACCCGGAAGTCATTCGCTTGGTGCCTGAAGTTCATGCCCGGCGTTTTCGGGCGATCCCCCTTGAGGGAACGCGCGGCGGAGGCGGTGATCATGGGATCTTGGTCGGCATGGCAGATCCCACCAATATCTTTGCCTACGATGCGTTGTGCAAACTGCTAAAACGGCCTATTCGATTAGCCCTGGTTCGTGAGTCGGATGTCCTCCGTACCATTGACATGGTCTATCGGCGGACTGCCGAGATCTCAGGACTTGCAGGAAAGTTAGGTGACGAGCTGGCGGCGGGCGAGACTGCACTTGATGAGGGGACGGATGCTGATGTCGCCGATGCGCCGGTGGTCAAATTGTTTGAGTCACTGTTTGAGGATGCAATTCAGGTCAGGGCTTCCGATATTCATATTGAGCCGGATGCGAATGTGTTGCGGATCCGACAGCGTGTTGACGGCGCATTGCAAGAGCACGTCATGAATGAGACTCGCATTGCGAACGCGCTGGTGTTGAAGATGAAACTGATGGCAGGACTCGACATCTCCGAAAAGCGCTTACCGCAAGATGGGCGTTTCACCATGAACGTGAAAGGCAGGAATATTGATGTTCGGCTTTCCACCATGCCCGTTCAGTACGGGGAATCGGTCGTCATGCGCCTCTTGGATCAGACCGAGGGAACGCTGGATCTAGATCACCTTGGCATGCCTGATGACATCAGGGTGCGCTTTGAGCGTTCGGTGAGGAGAAGCCATGGCATGATGCTAGTGACGGGTCCCACGGGTAGTGGCAAGACCACGACACTCTATGCTGTACTCATGCTCCTCAATACACCGGAAAATAAGATCATCACAGTCGAAGACCCGGTGGAGTACCGGCTTCCGAGGGTCAATCAGGTACAGGTCAATTCAGCTAT contains:
- a CDS encoding ATPase, T2SS/T4P/T4SS family; its protein translation is MNQRRKKLRLGDLLVEHKAISQVQLEAALAEQKKSGRKLGMILVESGAIDEDTLLKYISKQLRVPFIDLRHYKFNPEVIRLVPEVHARRFRAIPLEGTRGGGGDHGILVGMADPTNIFAYDALCKLLKRPIRLALVRESDVLRTIDMVYRRTAEISGLAGKLGDELAAGETALDEGTDADVADAPVVKLFESLFEDAIQVRASDIHIEPDANVLRIRQRVDGALQEHVMNETRIANALVLKMKLMAGLDISEKRLPQDGRFTMNVKGRNIDVRLSTMPVQYGESVVMRLLDQTEGTLDLDHLGMPDDIRVRFERSVRRSHGMMLVTGPTGSGKTTTLYAVLMLLNTPENKIITVEDPVEYRLPRVNQVQVNSAIGLTFARVLRSSLRQDPDIVMVGEMRDEETAEIGLRAAMTGHMVLSTLHTNDAISTVNRLVDMGIKPYLLASSLQAILAQRLVRRVCESCAEPAKLDGRELAWLRANGIDVDKALAAKFKQGAGCAHCNNTGYLGRVGVYELLEIDPEMATILGHGDTAGFAALARKASGYRPLDQIALEYAMQGITTMSEVIRVSADLEAVVDEEAIQEAGNLAVEASSVAKLTPRA